The DNA segment CGACCCGGAAGCCTGCGCTGATGAGGCCGAACGGGTCGTCGAGGAGCTCGGATACGATGCCCTGAAGTTCGACCTCGATGTGCCGAGTGGACTGGAAAAAGACCGAGCGAACCGTCATCTCCGTCCCGGTGAAATTCGGCACAAAGCCGAAATCGTCGAGCAGGTCACCGAACGCGTCAAAGACCGTGCAGACGTTTCCTTCGACTGCCACTGGACGTTCTCCGGTGGCTCGGCGAAGCGGCTCGCCGAAGCGCTCGAGCCCTACGACGTTTGGTGGCTCGAAGACCCCGTCCCGCCGGAGAACCTCGAAGTGCAGGCCAACGTTACCCAGTCGACGACGACCCCAATCACGGTCGGCGAGAACCGTTATCGCGTGACTGAACTCCGTCGTCTCATCGAAAACCAGGCCGTCGACATTATCGCACCGGACATGCCGAAAGTCGGCGGTATGCGTGAGACGCGAAAGATCGCCGATGTTGCTAACCAGTACTACGTCCCCGTCGCGATGCACAACGTGGCGTCGCCGGTTGCCACCGTCGCCTCCGCACACGTCGGGGCGGCGATTCCGAACTCGCTGGCCGTCGAGTACCACAGCTACGAACTCGGCTGGTGGGAGGACCTGGTCGAAGGCGATGTGATCGAGGAAGGCTACATCGAAATCCCCGAAGAACCTGGACTCGGTGTCAGCCTCGACATGGACACCGTCGCCGACCACATGGTCGACGGTGAAGAACTGTTCGACGAAGCATAACGTCTCCACATTCGTCG comes from the Natronosalvus amylolyticus genome and includes:
- a CDS encoding mandelate racemase/muconate lactonizing enzyme family protein; this encodes MGIDYSQLHDPNAEYTMRDLSAETMGVTAKRGGGRDVEITDIQTTMVDGNFPWTLVRIYTDAGIVGTGEAYWGAGVPELIERMKPFLQGENPLDIDRLYEHLVQKMSGEGSVEGVTVTAISGIEIALHDLAGKILEVPAYQLLGGKYRDEMRVYCDCHTEAEADPEACADEAERVVEELGYDALKFDLDVPSGLEKDRANRHLRPGEIRHKAEIVEQVTERVKDRADVSFDCHWTFSGGSAKRLAEALEPYDVWWLEDPVPPENLEVQANVTQSTTTPITVGENRYRVTELRRLIENQAVDIIAPDMPKVGGMRETRKIADVANQYYVPVAMHNVASPVATVASAHVGAAIPNSLAVEYHSYELGWWEDLVEGDVIEEGYIEIPEEPGLGVSLDMDTVADHMVDGEELFDEA